A stretch of Oryza brachyantha chromosome 4, ObraRS2, whole genome shotgun sequence DNA encodes these proteins:
- the LOC102714286 gene encoding uncharacterized protein LOC102714286 has translation MGREAEAEAMGREAEAEEQLLRRSLRLFAADERSFRLDRRSPEAAALRAAVADVLPRFLGKYTDEVLAEYIVVLVCNGKHQYQARDDLEAFLGGDSAKFVSWLWGHLSKKALTSVDNSSIKHDQTNEIQNHNCKKNLQIRKVLSEDTRIVNSDISSPQEHHGLQKHDSSEGQNVARRRISSTVTITPERLVDEQCYWEGQDQKKDQRSSSARSFSTLKSGVAARTAQALAREELHHEECFGRNASARRFPLSVKTDDELDIESMKKRGNVWDRLGKPAIKDHIHAAESDEMHVQNGLHKKAKLMVTEHDLRCRMNSSTEGDLFDKANSRRFPRSYPDVDTVQAHEHAEKSNRSRFIGRINFGDIERNQLQVRDVIRQKSSSTLPVRSVPLQGRNGFTSEVNSSLTTVSEPVCHVSKSTKGHVSGSSKLAQQATQRNLETEVLPSQKVSSPAQSKTGSSVHEDGGNCCNKPIKDEMLDMKLKLKKMELDVLKLRSKQVQMNNVKQGVLSSGPHANLEEDTDSRTVLVTNVHFAATKEALSVHFMKCGVVTKINILTDAITGHPKGAAFVTFFDKESVEKAVSLSGSSFFSRVLTVMRKAEAPQGFLASVQPIGRPLQSWNSPPIQKGVSPRHTPSYHLQWKREQSAMEKSPASCPTS, from the exons atggggcgggaggcggaggcggaggcgatggggcgggaggcggaggcggaggagcagcTGCTGCGCCGGAGCCTGcgcctcttcgccgccgacgagcggTCCTTCCGCCTCGACCGGCGCTCGCCGGaagccgccgccctccgcgccgccgtcgccgacgtgctCCCCCGCTTCCTCGGCAAGTACACCGACGAGGTCCTCGCG GAATACATTGTTGTTCTAGTCTGTAATGGGAAACATCAGTATCAAGCACGTGATGACTTGGAGGCCTTTCTTGGTGGTGATAGCGCCAAATTTGTTTCATG GCTATGGGGTCACCTCAGTAAAAAGGCTTTAACATCGGTTGACAATTCTAGCATCAAGCATGATCAGACAAATGAGATTCAGAATCATAATTGCAAGAAAAATCTTCAGATCAGAAAAGTGCTCTCTGAGGACACTCGCATT GTAAATTCAGATATCTCATCACCTCAAGAACATCATGGCCTTCAGAAGCATGACTCAAGTGAAGGACAAAATGTTGCTCGGCGCCGCATTAGTTCAACGGTTACTATTACTCCTGAAAGGTTGGTTGACGAGCAATGTTATTGGGAGGGCCAGGATCAGAAG AAAGATCAGAGATCATCAAGTGCCAGAAGTTTCTCCACACTGAAGTCTGGTGTAGCCGCAAGGACTGCACAAGCATTGGCACGAG AGGAACTCCACCATGAAGAGTGTTTTGGAAGAAATGCTTCTGCAAGACGGTTTCCTTTGTCTGTAAAAACTGATGATGAACTAGATATAGAATCTATGAAAAAACGTGGCAATGTTTGGGATAGGCTAGGAAAGCCTGCCATAAAGGATCATATTCATGCTGCAGAAAGCGATGAGATGCATGTTCAAAATGGACTACATAAGAAGGCGAAGTTAATGGTTACTGAGCATGATCTAAGATGCCGTATGAACTCAAGTACAGAAGgagatttatttgataaagCAAATTCCAGAAGATTTCCCAGAAGCTATCCAGACGTTGATACTGTACAAGCACATGAGCATGCAGAGAAGTCTAATAGAAGCAGGTTTATTGGTCggataaattttggtgatatAGAGCGTAATCAGCTTCAAGTTAGAGATGTTATCCGCCAAAAGTCCAGTTCAACTTTGCCAGTAAGAAGTGTTCCATTACAAGGTCGGAACGGATTCACCTCTGAAGTGAATAGCTCACTAACAACAGTCTCTGAGCCAGTATGCCATGTGAGTAAATCAACAAAAGGACACGTATCAGGTTCTAGCAAATTGGCTCAACAAGCTACACAGAGGAATTTAGAGACTGAAGTTTTGCCAAGTCAGAAAGTTAGCAGCCCGGCACAATCTAAGACAGGATCTTCTGTACATGAAGATGGTGGAAATTGCTGCAACAAGCCTATAAAAGAT GAAATGTTGGATATGAAACTAAAGCTCAAAAAAATGGAACTGGATGTGCTCAAGCTTCGTTCTAAGCAAGTGCAGATGAACAATGTGAAGCAAGGTGTTCTATCGTCAG GTCCCCATGCTAATCTAGAGGAGGATACTGATTCCAGAACTGTTCTCGTGACAAAT GTGCATTTTGCAGCAACAAAGGAAGCATTGTCAGTGCATTTTATGAAGTGCGGTGTTGTGActaagataaatatattgacAGATGCAATTACTGGGCACCCTAAAGG GGCTGCATTTGTTACTTTCTTTGACAAGGAATCTGTTGAGAAGGCTGTATCATTGAGTGggtcatcatttttttcaagagTTCTCACA GTAATGCGCAAAGCTGAAGCACCTCAGGGTTTTCTGGCATCTGTTCAACCGATTGGGAGGCCTCTACAGTCTTGGAACTCGCCACCCATTCAGAAAGGGGTGAGTCCAAGGCACACCCCTAGTTATCACCTGCAGTGGAAACGTGAGCAATCTGCGATGGAGAAATCCCCTGCCAGTTGCCCTACTAGCTGA